One segment of Panicum virgatum strain AP13 chromosome 1K, P.virgatum_v5, whole genome shotgun sequence DNA contains the following:
- the LOC120646386 gene encoding tubulin-folding cofactor A-like isoform X1, translated as MATLRNLKIKTSTCKRIVKELRSYEKEVEKEAAKTADMKDKGADPYDLKQQENVLAESRMMVPDCHKRLETALADLKATLAELKESNEQGAEIGEAESTIAEVEAVVKPTEE; from the exons ATGGCGACCCTGAGGAACTTGAAGATCAAGACGTCGACGTGCAAGAGGATCGTCAAGGAGCTGCGCTCGTACgagaaggaggtggagaaggaggCGGCAAAGACTGCCGACATGAAGGACAAGGGTGCCGATCCCTACGATCTCAAGCAGCAG GAGAATGTTTTAGCGGAGTCAAGGATGATGGTCCCAGACTGCCACAAGCGACTTGAAACTGCACTGGCAGACTTGAAAGCAACGCTG GCTGAACTGAAGGAGTCAAATGAACAAGGTGCTGAGATCGGAGAAGCTGAGAGTACAATCGCAGAGGTCGAAGCTGTGGTCAAGCCAACAGAAGAATGA
- the LOC120646386 gene encoding tubulin-folding cofactor A-like isoform X2 — translation MMATLRNLKIKTSTCKRIVKELRSYEKEVEKEAAKTADMKDKGADPYDLKQQENVLAESRMMVPDCHKRLETALADLKATLAELKESNEQGAEIGEAESTIAEVEAVVKPTEE, via the exons At GATGGCGACCCTGAGGAACTTGAAGATCAAGACGTCGACGTGCAAGAGGATCGTCAAGGAGCTGCGCTCGTACgagaaggaggtggagaaggaggCGGCAAAGACTGCCGACATGAAGGACAAGGGTGCCGATCCCTACGATCTCAAGCAGCAG GAGAATGTTTTAGCGGAGTCAAGGATGATGGTCCCAGACTGCCACAAGCGACTTGAAACTGCACTGGCAGACTTGAAAGCAACGCTG GCTGAACTGAAGGAGTCAAATGAACAAGGTGCTGAGATCGGAGAAGCTGAGAGTACAATCGCAGAGGTCGAAGCTGTGGTCAAGCCAACAGAAGAATGA